The proteins below come from a single Vibrio diazotrophicus genomic window:
- a CDS encoding Fe(3+) dicitrate ABC transporter substrate-binding protein produces MKWSSWLKHSAVVVSYCLSFFASAVTVTDSHGEFSIQSTPQRIVALEFSFVDALVAVDVSPVGIADDNDPSRLLPAVSEKLGEWKSVGTRSQPSLEVIASLKPDLIIADVDRHSAVYNDLMKIAPTLLLPSRRETYQDNLKSAAIIGKVIGKEAEMTQRLQQHTQLMQGYAKQLHGLEHQTVQFGVARENDFFAHSSESYAGGVIQALGLSSPKGLKNENASRQISLEQLLALNPNYLIVGDYTQNSIVKQWQKQPLWNVLNAVKAKQVFHVDGNMWARCRGILAAEYMAADLLKLVKS; encoded by the coding sequence ATGAAATGGTCTTCTTGGCTTAAACATAGTGCTGTAGTGGTTAGTTATTGTTTGAGCTTCTTTGCTTCTGCTGTCACCGTTACGGACAGCCACGGTGAATTCTCAATTCAGTCAACGCCACAAAGAATTGTGGCACTTGAGTTCTCATTTGTTGATGCGCTGGTGGCTGTTGATGTAAGCCCAGTGGGTATTGCTGATGATAACGATCCAAGCCGATTGCTCCCTGCAGTCAGCGAGAAGCTGGGTGAATGGAAATCGGTAGGTACACGATCTCAACCAAGTTTAGAAGTGATTGCATCCCTCAAACCTGATCTGATCATTGCTGACGTAGACCGACACTCAGCGGTGTATAACGACCTAATGAAAATTGCGCCGACACTTCTGCTTCCTTCGCGCCGCGAGACCTATCAAGACAACCTAAAATCCGCGGCGATTATCGGTAAAGTGATAGGTAAAGAAGCTGAGATGACACAACGTTTGCAGCAGCATACACAATTGATGCAGGGCTATGCAAAGCAGTTACACGGACTTGAGCATCAAACGGTACAGTTTGGTGTTGCACGCGAGAATGATTTCTTTGCACACTCATCGGAGTCTTACGCTGGTGGTGTGATTCAAGCGCTAGGGTTGAGTTCTCCAAAAGGGTTAAAGAATGAAAATGCTTCTCGCCAAATCAGCCTTGAACAGTTGCTGGCACTTAACCCAAATTATCTGATTGTTGGTGATTACACTCAAAACAGCATCGTAAAACAGTGGCAGAAGCAGCCTTTGTGGAATGTGCTTAATGCTGTAAAAGCCAAACAAGTCTTCCATGTTGATGGAAATATGTGGGCGCGTTGCCGAGGCATTCTCGCTGCGGAATACATGGCAGCAGACTTGTTAAAGCTGGTTAAGTCTTAA
- a CDS encoding methyl-accepting chemotaxis protein, with translation MRSFSITNLVRGNAFIAVAAIVALSLYLLLTLTRVQSQFGNVVDRNVSLMTTVSDLRYYTVTYRRFALDYGLTSDEQQHRKIVQTISLNDKKVNDSFKRMKALADTSDIQAAVYDFERRIDEYRAMQQNYIRLIDQGHVDEARREMLGPMLAPFNAIVDRLTQLQNDLEQEANLIKQNKQADIEHALQWSVIAASVVVILLMAFSYYTAKRVLNPLSRLKAHMSVVGQGQLHASLAKNDFHNDEFGQAATAFNSMQQNLLNLIIAVKESVHSLDLVSEELAAKVAHTQQSVDAQKIEIDQIVAASQELTENTQFIDQVTQQASEKSGMAKQQAQIGEKSIVNSISRTENMSLLIGQTGEVIEGLYRGSFDISVISDVISNITKQTNLLALNAAIEAARAGESGRGFAVVADQVRELAQQTQSSIDEIGGIIGNLQSQATSAQQLMSQCQEQIGVSLQQVTEAGESYHAIVSAAEEIANMDSQIERLSQDQQLLSVNVNNSVQAISQSSLDIENIASDTTKTYHAVQAQTEHLKQYIGAFSV, from the coding sequence ATGCGTTCTTTTTCAATTACAAACTTAGTTCGGGGAAATGCGTTTATAGCCGTTGCTGCTATTGTCGCGTTGTCCCTATATCTGTTACTTACTCTGACTCGCGTGCAGTCTCAATTTGGTAACGTCGTTGACCGGAATGTCAGTTTGATGACGACAGTTTCTGATCTTCGTTATTACACCGTGACATATCGTCGTTTCGCATTGGATTACGGTTTGACGTCTGATGAACAGCAGCATAGGAAGATTGTTCAAACCATCTCGCTCAATGACAAGAAAGTTAATGATTCCTTTAAACGCATGAAAGCTCTCGCCGATACCAGCGATATTCAGGCCGCAGTGTACGATTTCGAGCGCCGCATTGATGAATACAGAGCAATGCAACAGAATTACATTCGCTTGATAGACCAAGGCCATGTAGATGAAGCAAGACGAGAAATGTTGGGTCCAATGCTTGCTCCGTTTAATGCCATTGTGGATCGCTTAACTCAGTTACAAAACGATTTGGAACAAGAAGCGAACTTGATTAAGCAGAACAAACAAGCAGACATCGAACATGCTCTTCAGTGGTCAGTGATAGCAGCCAGTGTTGTGGTTATCTTACTGATGGCATTTAGCTACTACACAGCGAAACGAGTTTTGAACCCACTCAGTCGTCTAAAAGCACACATGTCTGTTGTGGGTCAAGGTCAGCTGCATGCGTCGTTGGCAAAGAACGATTTTCATAATGATGAGTTTGGCCAAGCTGCAACTGCATTTAACAGCATGCAACAGAACCTGCTTAATCTCATCATTGCAGTGAAAGAAAGTGTTCACTCGCTGGATTTAGTGTCTGAAGAGTTAGCGGCGAAAGTGGCTCATACTCAGCAAAGTGTCGATGCTCAGAAAATCGAGATTGATCAGATCGTCGCTGCATCTCAAGAGCTTACTGAGAACACACAATTTATCGACCAAGTCACACAGCAAGCATCAGAAAAGAGTGGAATGGCGAAACAACAGGCGCAAATTGGTGAAAAGAGCATCGTGAATTCCATCTCGCGCACTGAGAATATGTCGCTCTTGATTGGTCAAACCGGTGAAGTCATTGAAGGGCTTTATCGTGGCAGCTTTGATATCAGTGTGATTTCCGATGTGATTAGCAATATTACCAAGCAAACCAACCTACTTGCTTTGAACGCGGCGATTGAAGCGGCTCGAGCGGGTGAGAGTGGTCGAGGTTTTGCGGTGGTGGCTGATCAGGTTCGAGAACTCGCACAGCAAACGCAAAGTTCTATTGATGAAATTGGTGGCATTATTGGCAATTTGCAGTCTCAAGCCACCAGTGCACAACAATTAATGAGTCAATGCCAAGAACAAATCGGCGTGAGCTTACAGCAAGTGACGGAGGCCGGTGAGTCTTACCATGCCATCGTCAGTGCTGCAGAGGAGATTGCTAATATGGACAGCCAGATCGAAAGGCTTTCACAAGATCAGCAGTTGCTATCGGTGAATGTGAACAACAGTGTTCAAGCGATCAGCCAGTCTTCTTTGGATATTGAGAATATCGCAAGCGACACCACTAAGACTTACCATGCGGTACAAGCTCAAACAGAACATTTAAAACAGTACATAGGAGCTTTTAGCGTCTAA
- the fecD gene encoding Fe(3+) dicitrate ABC transporter permease subunit FecD: MTSVLRTQIILLVFVVIAIVSNLSFGAVNLTSQQVWQGFFSGSEHYFTIHEYRFPRVLIAVLVGAMLASSGVLIQGVIRNPLASPDILGVSHGAGLGAVVVMTLFPAISVYWLPLAALIGGITSALLLALVCGGNAAPVRLAITGVALAALYSSGIDFLILTQPLEINNALLWLTGSLWGRSWTQLAMLLPWLVLIPAVFWLSQALNLLTLGDERACNLGISVPWVRGLALFVAVIWTSASVAVCGPISFLGLVAPHLARQLVGGRHQALLPTSMLVGAFLLLVADLVARVIDPPIELPAGIMTAIIGAPYFLYLLFKMR, encoded by the coding sequence ATGACTTCAGTTTTACGTACACAAATCATTCTGCTCGTGTTTGTTGTCATCGCTATTGTGTCGAACTTAAGTTTTGGGGCGGTAAATTTAACTTCCCAACAGGTATGGCAAGGTTTTTTTTCTGGCAGTGAACACTACTTCACCATTCATGAGTATCGTTTTCCGCGAGTTTTAATTGCTGTATTGGTTGGCGCTATGTTGGCAAGTTCAGGGGTGCTCATTCAAGGGGTGATTCGTAACCCACTTGCTTCACCGGACATCTTGGGGGTAAGCCATGGGGCAGGTTTGGGCGCAGTGGTAGTTATGACACTGTTTCCAGCTATTTCTGTTTACTGGCTTCCTTTAGCTGCGCTAATTGGCGGAATAACTTCGGCACTCTTACTTGCGTTAGTGTGCGGCGGAAATGCGGCTCCGGTTCGTTTAGCCATTACTGGCGTAGCACTGGCGGCTTTATACAGCAGTGGTATCGATTTCCTTATCCTCACTCAGCCATTAGAAATCAACAATGCGCTGCTCTGGCTGACAGGCAGTTTATGGGGAAGAAGTTGGACTCAGTTAGCCATGCTATTACCGTGGTTAGTTTTGATACCTGCGGTTTTTTGGCTTAGTCAGGCGTTAAACTTGCTTACATTGGGCGATGAAAGGGCCTGTAACTTGGGTATCTCGGTGCCTTGGGTGAGGGGGCTCGCTTTGTTTGTGGCTGTCATTTGGACTTCAGCTTCAGTCGCTGTTTGTGGGCCAATTAGTTTCCTCGGTTTAGTGGCTCCTCATTTAGCACGTCAGTTAGTGGGTGGGCGTCATCAGGCTTTATTACCCACATCAATGCTGGTTGGGGCTTTTCTACTGCTGGTTGCTGACTTGGTTGCTCGTGTCATTGACCCGCCAATTGAACTTCCAGCGGGTATTATGACTGCGATTATTGGCGCACCCTATTTCTTGTATCTATTGTTCAAAATGAGATAG
- a CDS encoding DUF134 domain-containing protein, with amino-acid sequence MARPKIPRQICGSPAQSCFKPNGVPMGSLEKVFLEADEFEAIRLVDYQGMQQQQAAVEMGVSRQTLANLVKSARKKVADSLLNGKALMMSPAE; translated from the coding sequence ATGGCGCGTCCGAAAATTCCTCGTCAGATTTGTGGTTCTCCAGCTCAAAGCTGTTTTAAACCTAATGGCGTACCAATGGGAAGTTTAGAAAAGGTTTTTCTTGAAGCTGATGAATTTGAAGCGATTCGGCTGGTGGACTATCAAGGAATGCAACAGCAACAGGCAGCCGTTGAGATGGGAGTCTCGCGACAAACGTTGGCCAACTTGGTGAAATCTGCCCGTAAAAAAGTGGCGGATAGCTTGCTCAATGGTAAAGCGTTGATGATGAGCCCAGCGGAGTAA
- a CDS encoding TonB-dependent siderophore receptor, which translates to MKAQFNYSSLFLAILAGVSSPAFSASESSQNIVSEDAETVTVYGRALSLYRSQETSLATKTPTAIDDTPQSIQVLPQQLIEDQGARQITDLYRSISGVSQYSYSGVTFRGFRQDQILYDGVRGDPFNGFSIPQLFNIEQVEVLKGPSSAVMGSGEPGGVINYVTKKPTYEPHRRISMTAGNQDFFSGSVELSGPANEDETQRYRVAVYQDHENPSRNNTDVRNRIIDLGYAWDLGDTTTVTTQFTDIIQHYGGARLRGIPTDDEGNFLADINWNANEASDYQDLEAQVYQIKVEHDFNAWLRGDVTARYYENKETQKYHEPMGLKDTNGDGVYDWSKRQYRDQVRENKAGSLSANLVAELGEHTLLFGSDYYRLNEDYVYNVDKSVAGLSLVDPEYGADSSAYTLTLSKQTNSSSERYGVYIQDQWNITERWNVLSGVRVDGFKDKVNDLVKNTISEYQGSGLSYRLGSTYQINSNLHPYAVVATGFVPQDASDQAESNGGPFDPEESVMYETGVRSYWFDNALNVNLALYHMVKENILQTDPDDDTRLVSYGKVRSQGVEVDMLADITENWTANLSYAYNDTRVKQAYDGITNSVGTRFANAPHHQLGLWTRYDIAALNSSVGFGADHVSEQYNQSGQIVKAYTVFDASWQTRWQQWQFQLNVKNLFDKEYAVSGFIDRTGHFPGEQRRIYLTANYEF; encoded by the coding sequence ATGAAGGCTCAATTTAACTATTCTTCTCTTTTTTTAGCGATTCTGGCAGGTGTTTCTTCACCAGCATTTTCCGCCAGTGAAAGTTCACAAAATATCGTTTCCGAGGATGCTGAAACGGTCACCGTTTATGGTCGAGCTCTTTCTTTATACCGTTCTCAAGAAACGAGTTTAGCCACCAAAACACCGACAGCGATTGACGACACACCTCAGTCGATCCAAGTACTTCCCCAGCAATTAATCGAGGACCAAGGCGCGCGCCAAATTACTGATCTGTACCGCTCAATCAGCGGTGTAAGCCAATACTCATATTCAGGAGTAACGTTCAGAGGCTTTCGTCAGGATCAAATTCTTTATGATGGTGTACGAGGTGACCCGTTCAACGGATTCTCGATCCCGCAGCTTTTCAATATTGAGCAAGTGGAAGTGTTGAAAGGCCCTTCGTCAGCAGTGATGGGAAGTGGAGAGCCTGGTGGCGTGATTAACTATGTCACCAAAAAGCCAACCTATGAGCCTCATCGACGTATTTCAATGACAGCGGGAAACCAAGACTTTTTCAGTGGCAGTGTCGAGCTTTCAGGTCCTGCGAATGAAGATGAGACTCAACGGTACCGTGTCGCAGTTTATCAGGATCACGAGAATCCATCTCGCAACAACACCGATGTTCGCAATCGAATCATCGACCTTGGTTATGCGTGGGATTTAGGTGATACCACAACTGTGACTACTCAGTTTACTGACATCATTCAGCATTATGGTGGTGCTCGTTTACGCGGTATTCCAACCGATGATGAAGGCAATTTTCTTGCAGATATTAACTGGAACGCTAACGAGGCTTCTGACTACCAAGATCTCGAAGCTCAGGTTTACCAGATTAAAGTGGAACATGACTTTAATGCGTGGTTAAGAGGCGACGTTACTGCACGTTATTACGAGAACAAAGAGACGCAGAAATACCATGAACCAATGGGTTTGAAAGATACCAATGGTGATGGTGTTTATGACTGGAGTAAGCGCCAGTACCGTGACCAAGTTCGTGAGAATAAAGCCGGCTCACTCTCTGCAAACTTAGTCGCTGAGTTAGGGGAGCACACGCTACTGTTTGGTAGCGATTACTACCGACTCAATGAAGACTATGTCTATAACGTAGACAAAAGTGTGGCAGGTCTAAGCCTAGTTGATCCGGAATACGGTGCAGATTCTTCCGCTTACACCTTAACGTTATCTAAACAGACGAACTCTAGTTCCGAGCGCTACGGTGTATATATTCAGGATCAATGGAATATTACCGAGCGTTGGAATGTACTTTCTGGAGTTCGTGTCGACGGGTTCAAAGACAAAGTTAATGACCTTGTAAAAAACACTATCAGCGAATATCAGGGTTCTGGGCTGTCATATCGTCTTGGCTCGACTTATCAAATCAATTCGAACTTGCACCCTTATGCTGTGGTTGCGACAGGTTTTGTTCCGCAGGATGCCTCTGATCAAGCTGAGTCAAATGGCGGTCCGTTCGATCCTGAAGAGAGCGTGATGTACGAAACCGGTGTACGCAGTTACTGGTTTGATAATGCTCTCAACGTGAATCTGGCTCTTTATCACATGGTGAAAGAGAATATTTTGCAAACTGATCCCGATGACGACACTCGCTTGGTTTCCTACGGCAAAGTGCGCAGTCAGGGTGTTGAAGTGGATATGCTGGCGGATATAACCGAGAACTGGACGGCAAATCTGAGCTATGCCTACAACGATACACGAGTGAAACAAGCTTACGATGGCATTACCAACAGTGTTGGCACTCGCTTTGCGAATGCTCCGCATCACCAGTTGGGGTTATGGACTCGCTATGATATCGCTGCACTGAATTCATCTGTGGGGTTTGGCGCTGATCATGTGAGCGAGCAGTACAACCAGAGCGGTCAGATTGTAAAAGCCTACACAGTGTTTGATGCGTCATGGCAAACACGCTGGCAGCAGTGGCAGTTCCAGCTCAATGTGAAAAATCTGTTCGATAAAGAGTACGCGGTGAGTGGCTTTATCGATCGAACCGGACATTTCCCAGGTGAGCAGCGCCGTATTTATCTGACGGCTAATTACGAGTTTTAA
- a CDS encoding iron chelate uptake ABC transporter family permease subunit, which translates to MYLDIKTVNVVTALIVSLLLVTWFGLFSYSAVPVSALDAIVGIWSPSSDVIAHVIVQDIRLPRVLEAALVGASLSCAGALMQGLTRNPLASPSVFGVNAGAALGIALATTIFSSNIISSPIAAMIGGFVAWVLVMVLGGAWKMGAERGKLVLAGIAISALCGALTKASVILVEEQAASVMVWLAGSFAHVSWDTWAWSWPSLFSALILSLLLAPKVNLLAMGDERVKSLGVNLNLLRAAIALAVLVLVGVSVSSVGAIAFVGLIVPHIGRLLVGYDYRILLPVSMLLGAVLTIGADILSRAVVFPTETPAGAVLAIIGAPCFLYLVRQKR; encoded by the coding sequence ATGTATTTGGATATCAAAACGGTGAACGTGGTTACAGCTCTTATTGTTAGCCTGTTACTGGTCACTTGGTTCGGTCTGTTTAGTTACTCTGCTGTGCCTGTGTCAGCATTGGATGCGATTGTTGGTATTTGGTCTCCAAGTTCTGATGTGATTGCTCATGTCATCGTGCAGGACATTCGGCTCCCTCGTGTACTTGAAGCTGCTCTAGTTGGAGCGAGTCTTTCCTGTGCTGGTGCGTTAATGCAAGGTTTAACCCGTAATCCGTTAGCATCGCCAAGCGTATTTGGTGTCAATGCTGGTGCCGCGTTAGGAATCGCATTGGCGACGACGATCTTCTCTTCTAACATTATTTCAAGCCCGATCGCCGCGATGATTGGCGGCTTTGTCGCTTGGGTTCTTGTTATGGTTTTGGGAGGCGCTTGGAAAATGGGTGCGGAGCGAGGGAAACTTGTTCTCGCTGGTATCGCGATCTCTGCGTTATGTGGTGCTTTAACCAAAGCCAGTGTGATTCTAGTTGAGGAACAAGCAGCGAGTGTGATGGTGTGGCTTGCAGGATCATTCGCACATGTTAGTTGGGATACTTGGGCATGGAGCTGGCCTAGCTTATTCTCCGCACTGATATTGAGTTTGCTGCTAGCCCCGAAAGTGAATTTGCTGGCAATGGGTGATGAACGGGTAAAAAGCCTTGGCGTAAACCTGAACTTGCTCAGAGCTGCTATTGCGTTGGCGGTTTTGGTACTAGTGGGCGTAAGCGTGAGCAGTGTTGGAGCCATAGCTTTTGTTGGTCTTATTGTGCCGCATATTGGCCGTCTGTTAGTGGGATATGATTACCGTATATTGCTACCTGTATCCATGTTACTTGGTGCTGTGTTAACCATTGGCGCAGACATTCTTAGCCGCGCTGTGGTATTTCCAACCGAAACTCCAGCTGGAGCCGTATTAGCAATCATCGGTGCGCCGTGTTTCTTGTATTTAGTTAGGCAAAAACGATGA
- a CDS encoding LysR substrate-binding domain-containing protein, translating into MHLPSTKTLQAFLATAENLNFTKAAHALNLTQGAISRQILSLEELLGVKLFFRHARGLSLTQQGLKFVPHAEDVLNRLRSAIEEVSSTPSTIKLNAPSCVTSWLLPRLMAFQDAHPDIDVELTSTIKHHLEPNFNLFDAVIMYSKAPKLPSVVSHQLFQECLTPICRPELLDDLGQQLSFDDLPRLTWLHANTEQSDWKLWLNHMDKRELFSKSNQHFSTLDQTMNAAQQGFGIAVGDITLAEQDLAMHRLIKPFEQTVLSGHSYYFLYPKQSDNPMLDTLQDWLVSGFQQSVAIEKQAMAAN; encoded by the coding sequence ATGCATCTTCCATCGACAAAAACATTACAGGCATTTCTCGCCACAGCAGAAAACTTGAATTTTACTAAGGCTGCGCATGCTTTGAACCTGACTCAGGGCGCGATCAGTCGGCAAATTCTTTCATTAGAAGAGTTGTTGGGTGTGAAATTGTTTTTCCGTCATGCAAGGGGATTGTCGCTCACGCAACAAGGGTTGAAGTTTGTTCCTCATGCGGAAGATGTACTGAACCGTCTACGCTCGGCGATTGAAGAAGTGTCGTCGACACCTTCCACTATTAAACTCAACGCGCCTAGCTGCGTGACATCTTGGTTGTTGCCGAGATTAATGGCTTTTCAGGACGCACACCCTGATATTGATGTCGAGCTGACTTCAACCATTAAGCATCACCTTGAACCGAACTTTAATTTGTTTGATGCAGTGATTATGTACAGCAAAGCGCCCAAGCTTCCTTCCGTGGTAAGCCATCAATTGTTTCAAGAGTGTTTAACGCCTATCTGTCGCCCAGAACTGCTGGATGATTTAGGGCAACAGCTGTCGTTTGATGATTTACCACGACTGACGTGGTTACATGCGAATACAGAACAAAGTGACTGGAAGTTATGGCTAAACCACATGGATAAAAGAGAGCTGTTTAGCAAAAGCAATCAGCACTTTTCAACCCTTGACCAAACAATGAATGCGGCTCAGCAAGGGTTTGGTATCGCAGTGGGTGACATCACTCTCGCTGAGCAAGATCTTGCTATGCATCGATTAATTAAGCCTTTTGAACAGACAGTACTTTCTGGCCACAGCTATTACTTTTTGTACCCAAAACAGAGTGATAATCCTATGCTAGATACGCTTCAGGATTGGCTCGTTTCTGGCTTTCAACAATCAGTAGCAATCGAAAAGCAGGCGATGGCTGCGAACTAA
- a CDS encoding LysR family transcriptional regulator: MDKIVAMRAFTTVVSEGSFVKAADKLELSPQLVSKYVAQLEDDLKIRLLNRTTRRVNLTEAGQAYFDRCHQVLMDIDDMENAISNLHTQVSGTLRISAPMSFGVYHLSGPIEQFQTQFPEIKVELFLTDRKVDILEEGVDIALRIGHLKDSALVAKKITPINLFVCAAPSYWDKHGRPTSFDELCQLNYLRFSYSDPRSLFTHWPKHLSVHDFRSDFASNNGDVIVKTAVLGRGYAIQPTFLTGSAIASGELEILDNFPIEPLGLYALYSHREFLASKVRHFIDFLSGFYGDKPYWDNY; encoded by the coding sequence ATGGACAAGATTGTTGCTATGAGAGCTTTCACGACCGTTGTATCGGAAGGAAGCTTCGTTAAAGCCGCAGACAAGCTGGAACTGTCGCCACAACTGGTCAGCAAATACGTCGCGCAACTGGAAGATGATCTAAAAATAAGGTTGCTTAACCGGACTACGCGCCGCGTAAATCTGACCGAAGCTGGTCAGGCCTATTTCGATCGCTGCCATCAAGTATTGATGGATATTGATGATATGGAAAATGCGATTTCTAACTTGCATACCCAAGTCTCAGGCACGTTGAGAATAAGCGCACCGATGTCATTTGGGGTTTACCACTTGTCCGGCCCTATAGAACAGTTCCAGACCCAGTTCCCTGAGATCAAAGTTGAACTGTTTTTAACGGACAGGAAAGTCGACATTCTTGAAGAAGGGGTTGATATCGCCCTGCGTATCGGTCATCTCAAAGACTCAGCGCTTGTGGCGAAAAAAATTACGCCGATAAACCTCTTTGTTTGCGCCGCACCGAGCTATTGGGATAAACATGGCAGACCAACTAGCTTTGATGAATTATGTCAACTCAACTACCTGCGTTTTTCGTACTCTGATCCGAGAAGTCTTTTTACTCACTGGCCGAAACACCTATCGGTGCATGATTTTCGCAGTGATTTCGCCAGCAACAACGGTGATGTGATTGTCAAAACAGCGGTATTGGGACGTGGTTATGCCATTCAGCCTACTTTTCTGACCGGCTCTGCTATTGCATCAGGAGAGTTGGAGATTCTCGACAACTTCCCAATTGAACCTCTCGGGCTTTATGCGCTGTACAGCCATAGGGAGTTTCTTGCTTCCAAAGTTCGACACTTCATCGACTTTCTATCTGGCTTCTACGGTGACAAGCCCTATTGGGATAACTACTAG
- a CDS encoding DODA-type extradiol aromatic ring-opening family dioxygenase codes for MKSTQRMPALFLSHGSPMMALEHSQTTEFFKQLSDKFPEPKAIVIFSAHYDRRGPVTITSGHTLGTIHDFYGFPKPLYDIDYSAKGAPELAQKAAKLLQDAGISAQLDSNQGLDHGAWIPMLYMYPQKNVPIIQVSINSYMDAVSHYEIGRWLRPLREEGVLFVGSGGISHNLREIFAPVQDPHRVEKVNQFTGWVSDQLASGNISALLDYLNQAPHARFNHPTPDHYLPLPCILGTSYDDEVGQVLHRAIDLEILALDAYGFGIAA; via the coding sequence ATGAAATCAACTCAACGTATGCCTGCATTGTTCTTATCACATGGTTCTCCAATGATGGCGCTAGAACATTCGCAAACCACAGAATTTTTTAAGCAGCTCAGCGATAAATTTCCAGAGCCTAAAGCGATAGTGATATTTTCAGCGCATTACGATCGCCGTGGTCCAGTGACAATTACCAGCGGACATACTTTAGGAACAATCCATGACTTCTATGGATTTCCTAAACCGCTTTATGACATCGACTACTCAGCGAAAGGTGCGCCAGAACTGGCACAAAAAGCAGCGAAATTACTGCAAGATGCAGGTATAAGTGCTCAACTTGATTCGAACCAAGGGTTGGATCATGGTGCTTGGATACCGATGCTATACATGTATCCACAGAAAAATGTGCCAATCATTCAGGTGTCGATCAATAGCTATATGGATGCGGTTTCTCACTATGAAATTGGCCGTTGGTTGCGTCCACTTCGTGAAGAGGGTGTGCTGTTTGTCGGTTCAGGCGGTATCAGCCATAACTTGCGAGAAATTTTTGCACCAGTTCAAGACCCACATAGAGTAGAGAAAGTGAATCAATTCACGGGATGGGTGAGTGACCAGCTTGCATCAGGCAATATTAGTGCCTTGTTGGATTACTTAAACCAAGCACCACACGCAAGGTTTAATCACCCGACACCGGATCATTATCTTCCTCTGCCTTGTATTCTGGGCACTAGCTATGACGATGAAGTTGGTCAGGTTCTTCACCGCGCTATCGATCTGGAAATTCTGGCTCTGGATGCTTACGGTTTTGGTATCGCTGCTTAA
- a CDS encoding lipase family alpha/beta hydrolase: MKVIILHGLYMHGIAMLPLSQRLEKLGYDTEVVSYNSVAIDERKVFPAIDKALDHKQVNVLVGHSLGGVVIKRYLASRKPDVDTISHVVALGSPINGASIVGKIQQMGLGVLLGNSAKFGLQKHEDKWEFPQKLGSLAGTVPLGVRSILMGKDTHSDGTVTVDETKIAGMTAHHLMRNTHTSMIYSSKVAEQIDHFIRHNKFAQKKARIKAE; encoded by the coding sequence ATGAAAGTGATCATTCTTCACGGGCTGTACATGCACGGAATTGCGATGTTGCCGCTCAGCCAACGTCTTGAAAAACTGGGCTACGATACCGAAGTGGTGAGTTACAACTCGGTTGCTATTGATGAACGCAAGGTGTTTCCAGCGATTGATAAAGCGCTCGATCACAAACAAGTGAATGTTCTGGTTGGACACAGTTTGGGTGGCGTGGTGATTAAACGCTATCTCGCTTCACGTAAACCGGATGTAGATACCATTTCGCATGTTGTTGCGTTGGGTTCTCCGATTAACGGCGCTTCGATTGTTGGCAAAATTCAACAAATGGGCTTAGGGGTGTTGCTGGGGAATTCCGCGAAATTCGGCCTGCAAAAGCACGAAGACAAGTGGGAGTTTCCACAAAAACTGGGCAGCTTAGCGGGTACTGTTCCGCTGGGAGTACGCTCTATTTTGATGGGAAAAGACACACATTCGGATGGCACAGTTACGGTAGATGAAACCAAAATTGCAGGAATGACGGCGCACCATCTGATGCGGAATACTCATACCAGTATGATTTATAGCTCGAAAGTTGCAGAACAAATTGATCACTTTATTCGTCACAATAAGTTCGCACAAAAAAAAGCCCGAATAAAAGCGGAATGA